GTACGGCCGGGGCAGCTGGGTGTGGGCGGCGACGTACGCGCTGCGGGTGGCGGTGTTCCTGCCGCTGTACCTGGGCGGACAGGTGGTCGCGTTGACGGTGGCCCGGGCGGCGCTGACCTGGCCGCTGGTGGCCACGGCGCTGACGGTGAGCTGGGTGGTGATCCGGCGGTCGTTGCCGGCCGGCCATCCGGGGCTGCGGCACCCGGTGACGCCCTCGGACGGGTGAGGCCCGGAACGTAAGAGGAGAGGCCGCCACGGGGGGAGCGGCCTCTCCGAGAAATACGGTACTCCGTCGTGGGGCATCGTGTGATCCCACGACGCCCTCTTTTTTCGCCGCGTCGCGCACAACGACTGGAACGGCGGACGGTGGGGTGGGCCTCCCGATCCGCTGCGTCGACCGGACGGTCGACCCACCCCCGGCCTGACCGTGGGAATCAGGCCGTCCGCCGACCGGGCGGTCCGCTCCCCCGGGCCCGGTCGGCCTCCGGGTGGGTGGCGCCGCGCCACCCACCCGGAAGGGTCACCTCACCCGTTCGGGAACAGGTGGCCGTAGTCGGCGTACGCCATGGCGACGTCGGCCTGCGCCCAGAACCGGTGGTAGTTGAAGACCGGCTCGGGGCCACCGTCGAGGTAGGCCTGGACCTTCGGCCAGGCGGGGTCGTTCTTGTAGAACGACCGGATGTCGGTGAAGCTCTTGCCGGCGGCGATGGCGTCACCGTTGGGCATCCTGCCGGTCCAGCCCGGCGGGATGTAGAGGCCCTGGCCGGTGGCGGCGTCGTAGACGTCGTCGAAGCGCTTGTAGTCGCCACGCTTCTCCGGCATCGAGACACCCTTGTCGTCGCTGGCCGCGTGCAGCGCGTCCAGCAGACCCTTGGCGGTGTTCTTCGCCGACACGTTGCCGGACTTGGCCGCGTACGCGATAAGCGTGCGGGCGTAGGCCGCGGCGACACCGACGTCCTGGCCCTTGACCGTCACCTCGACGTGCAGGTTGGTGTTGGGCTGCGGGTTGGTCGGGTTCCAGTTGTTGGGCTGACCGGTCCACTTCATGTCCGACGGGATGGACCAGTTGGCGCCCAGCGTGGTGTTGGCGATGGCCCACGGCACCCACTTGTCCAGCAGCGCCTTGGCCTTGGCGTTGCCGGTCTCCAGGTAGAGCTCGGCGATCCGCTGCATCGACCAGGCCTGCATGCCGAACCACTGGTTGGACGGCGGGTCGTTGTAGACCGGGTCGACGTCGTAGTACATGCCGTAGAAGGTGGCGGTGCCGGCCGGCGGCTGGGCGTAGCTGCCGTCCCAGCTGTTGGTGGCGCCACCGGCGATGCCGCCCTCGGCGGACTGGAGCCAGGTGTAGAACTCCAGCTGCCGCTCGAAGCTCTTCTGCCAGTCGGCGACCGCGGTCGGCGACTTCGGCTTGAGGGCGTCGACGTTGGTCAGGGCCCAGGCCGCGAACGGGTTCTGGTAGCCGAAGTGGTTGTGGCTGGAGCCGATCCGCCAGGACCAGTTCTGGCCGGCCTCGTACGCGCCGCCCCAGGCGTAGTACCAGGACATCAGGTAGTGCGCCGAGTCCTTGCCGGTGCCGGCCGGGCAGGTGGACGCCCCGACGCAGTTGCCGATCTTCTTGAAGTACTTGTCGAACATCGCGTACCGCAGGTAGTCACCCATCTTGGCGGCCTTGGCGACGGTCGCCGCCACGTCGGCCTCCTTGCCCTGCGCCTCGGCCCAGGTCATCGCCCAGTACGCGGCCTGCACGGCGCGGGCGTCGGCGTCCGGGGCGTTGGTGTACTTCCACTGCTTGGCCGGGGCGTTCGACTCCTTGATGAACAGGTCGAGGTAGCCGTACTGGCCGCCGTGCTTGAAGGTCTCGCAGGACGGCTGCGGCACGGTCTCCCAGACCGACTCCTGGGTGCCCCGCTGGAAGGTGTTGATGTACGCCGGCTTGGTCGTGCCGTCGCCGCAGCGGCCGTAGCCGTAGACGTTGTCGACGTCCAGCAGCCAGTGCATGCCGTAGATGTCACCGGTGCCGTAGGTGGACTGCAGCTCCGAGCGGAGCGGGTCCTGGCCGACCGGCACGTTCGGTTGCAGCTGCGACGGGTAGCCGCTGGGCAGCGGGTGCTCCGCGGCGTACTGCGGGGTGCCGGCGGCGCCGGCGGTGGGCTGGTCGGCGTGCGACGGGATGATGTACTTCTCCATCACCGTCCAGGCGTTGTTGAACGGGGCCCAGTTCTGGGTGACCCGGCCGTAGTTGGCCTCCAGCCAGAGCCAGAAGCTGAACGCCTCGGAGGTGGTCTCGTGGCCGTGGTCGGGCGCCTCGACGATCAGCGTCTCGATCGAGTGGTACGGCACGCCCTCCGGGCTGAAGTACCCGGAGTTCTTGATCTTGCCGTACTGGTCGAGGAAGCGCGCGATGTAGGTGTTGTCGCCGCCGGGGGTGTCGTTGTCGATCTCGGTGGCGGTGATGGCGAGCGGGGCGAGCCCGCTGGCCGAGGCGGTGATGGTGGCGGTGCCGCCGACGGTGTCGGAGTCCTCCGCCGCCGAGACCGTGACGGTGGCGCCGGTGTTCCAGTTGCTCGGGGTCAGCGTGACGGAGGCCGGCGAGACGGTCACGTCGGTGTCGCCGGTGCGGGCCAGGGCGACCGTCACGTTGGCGCTCGGCGCGGCGCTCAGCTTGAGGTTGACCGTGGAGCTGCCGCCCTCGGTGACGCTCACCGCCGACGGGGTGGCCACGAGCACCGGGCCGGAGGCCGGGCTGACCGTGAACGCCTTCTCGGCGACCGCGCTGGCGTTCGCGTTGTCGTACGCCTTGGCCTGGACGGTGTAGCTGCCGGCCGGCAGGTCCTCCAGGGTGTAGCCGTACGGCGCGGTGGTGTCGGTGTTGACCAGCAGGCCGTTGCGGTAGAACTCGACCTTGCTGATGGTGCCGTCCGGGTCGCTGGCGGTGGCGGTCAGCGGCACGTCGGCGGGCGCCTCGAACGGCCCGGTGGGCACCCCGAGGGCGACCGTCGGCGGCTGGTTGGTGCCGACGCCGTTGCAGGTCACGCCGTTGAGGGTGAACGAGGTGGGCTTCGGGTTGCTGCCGGAGTAGGCGCCGTTGAACCCGATGGTGGTCGAGGCCCCGGTGCCGAGGCTGCCGTTCCACGACTCGTTGGTCGCGGTCACGACGCTGCCGGTCTGGCTCCACTTGGCCGACCAGCCCTGGGTGACGCGCTGGCTGGTGTTGGGGAAGGTCCACTTGAGCGTCCAGCCGTTGACGGCGTCGCCCAGGTTCTTGATGGTGACGTTGCCGGTGAAGCCACTGCCCCAGTCGTTGGTCGTGTAGACCACGTCGCAGGCGGGGGCGGCCTGCGCGGCGCCGGCCGGCAGGGTCACCCCGCCGATGGCGAGGGCGGTGGCGGCGAGCATCGCCATCCGGCGACGTCTTGCCATGAGTCTCATGTGCGCGGTGTCTCCTCGGACCGGGCCGGGGCCGTACGGGCCGCCGGCGGGGCACCTCCACGCGAGCAGGGTTCGCGGGGGGACGGAGGCGCCCGGGAAGGTGGTCGGTCTGGATCGGCCGTGCGCTGCCCAGCGGCAGCGTGCCGTCTCCTCGGGTGCCGTCCGGAGAACCGGATGCCCTCGGCGACCCGCGCTCGCGCGAGCTGGCTCCGCGTCGCGATTGATTCGACAGTCTGCCATGGAAGCGCTCCCACAACAACACCGCAGGTCACACGCAGATCCATGTTTCGATCTCGTTTAGGGTCTTTCACAAACCGGTGACGGGCGTTACAGTCGCTGCATCGCCGATGGGAGCGCTTCCATCGACGGAGATGCAATTAGTTGGATCGACCGTGGTCACCGGCCACGGAGTACAGCCCGAGGGGCTGACGACGGGCCAGCCCGGACACCGTCGTCAGCCGACACCCACCAGCAGGAGGGAGGTGGAACCAGAGCCACTCGCGTGGCCCGGCTCCCGCGCGACACGCACGGCCGGACAGCCAATTCCACACGTGCGTGTGTGCACCACAGGTGGGGACGGGGGTTGCCCTCCCCCGTCCCCACACTAAACCCCCGTACTCGACGGGAAAAGAGGCCGACGGGACAGGCGTGCGCGCCACCCGGCCGGCCTCGCTCGCTATCTGCGCACCGTCACGGGCCTCGGCGAAGCGGCCAGGCCCTGCGACCCCTCCCACACACCCCCATCCCGGCCACCCGCACGGGTCCGGCCCCTCTAGGCTGGGCAGTCCGCCCGACGAGACGGCCGGGTCGTCACGCGCCCGATTTGGGAGCGCTCCCGGCCGTCGGGTGGCCCGCACCCGAGGAGAAATGCCCATGTCGATGCTCACCCGACGGCGACTGCTCCGCCGCGCCGCGCTCTCCGCCACCGCCACGGCCGGGGCGGGGACATCCCCCGTCACCACCGCCGCCGCGGCCGGGGCCACCGCCACGAGCTGCGACACCACCACCGGGCCGGACGCCGACCCGACGGCCGCCACCGCCGCGCCCGGCCTGCGCTTCCCCCGCGACTTCGGTTGGGGCGCGGCCACGTCGGCGTACCAGATCGAGGGCGCCGCGAAGGAGGACGGCCGGGGCGAGTCGGTCTGGGACACCTTCAGCCGTACCCCCGGCCGGACCCGCAACGGCGACACCGGCGACGTGGCCGCCGACCACTACCACCGCTGGGCCGAGGACCTGGACCTGATGCGCGACCTCGGCCTGCGCAGCTACCGCTTCTCCATCTCCTGGCCCCGGATCCAGGCCGACGGCACCGGCCTGCCCAACCAGCGGGGCCTCGACTTCTACCGCCGCCTCGTCGACGGACTGCACGAGCGCGGCATCGCCCCGATGGTCACCCTCTTCCACTGGGACCTGCCCCAGTCGCTGGAGGACGCCGGGGGCTGGGAGAACCGGGACACCGCCTACCGCTTCGCCGACTACGCCGACGCCGTCTTCCGGGGCCTCGGCGACCAGGTGCCGGTCTGGCTCACCGTCAACGAGCCGAAGACCGTGGTGCAGAACGGTTACCTCTGGGGCCACCACGCGCCCGGCCGGCAGGACCCGGAGGCGGCGTACCTCGTCGCCCACCACCTCCAGCTCGCCCACGGCCTGGCGGTCCGCGCGCTGCGCGCCGGCGGCTCGGACGCCCGCATCGGCCCGGCGCTGAACCTGCACCCCTGCTACCCCGCCGACGACAGCCCCGGCGCCGCCGCGGCCACCCGCCTCTACGACGGGTACGAGAACCGCCTCTACCTGGACCCGATCCTCACCGGCGCCTACCCGGCGGACGTGCTGGCCGACCTCGGCGAGGGCAGCCGGATGGCGCGCGGCATCGCCGACGGCGACCTGGAGATCATCTCCAGCCCGGTCGACCTGCTGGCCGTGCAGTACTACACCCCGATCTACGTCACCGCCGACGGCGGCACCACCCGGCGCTGGTCGACCTCCGAGGCCGACTGGCAGCAGATCTACCCGGACGGGATGTACGACGTGCTGACCCGGGTCACCCGTGACTACGGGCCGGTCCCGATCACCGTCACGGAGAACGGCCTGCCCTGCCCGGACGTGCTCGGCCCCGACGGCACGGTCGACGACGCCGGCCGGGTCGCCTTCCTGCGCGACCACTTCGCCGCCGCCCACCGGGCCATCGCCGACGGGGTGCCGCTGGAGAGCTACCACGTCTGGTCGCTGCTGGACAACTTCGAGTGGGACCAGGGGTACGACCAGCGCTGGGGGCTGGTCTACGTGGACTACGCCACCCAGCGCCGGGTCCTCAAGCGCAGCGCCCACTGGTACCGGGGCGTCATCCGCGACAACGGGCTCTGAACGGCCGACGGACCACCCGGGTGGCCGGACCGCGTGGGGGCGGTCCGGCAGGCCGGACGGCGTCGGGTCAGCGGGGCAGCGCCTGCTGCAACTCGGCGCGCAGCGCCGGGGTGAGCATCTCGCCCGCCTGCTTGGCCAGCCGGGCCATCTCGTAGCCCACCACGCCGATGTCGGCCTCGGACCCGGCCAGGGTGGCCAGGATCGAGCCGTCGCGGATCTGCATGACCAGGAAGTAGCCACGGCCCATCTCGACCACCGTCTGCTTGACGATGTCGCCGTCGAACATCTGCGCCGCCCCGGCGGTGATGCTCATCAGCCCGGAGGTCACCGCGGCGAGCTTGTCGGCGTGGTCGCGGGGCAGGTGCGCCGAGATGGCGACCAGCAACCCGTCGGAGGAGACCACCACCGCGTGGGCGACTCCCGGCACCCGCTCGGCGAACGCGTTGACCAGCCAGCTCAGGTCACGCGCCTCCTGGCTCAACGTCGTCACTGTCGTCCCCCTTCACTGCCCATGCCGCCCGGCGGCACGATTATCTCTCTGGTCTCCTCGGCCTCCGCCTGGCGGACGCCGCTGTACAGCCGCGACAGCATTCCGCCGACCGCCTCCGGGTCCGGGTCCTCCCGCGGGACCGGGACCGCCGCGCGGGCGGGCTCGGTGACGGCGGAGAGCTGCGCCATCGGCACCCGCACCGGGAGCCCCTGCGCGTTGGTGCCTCCGGTCACCGGCGTCGCGGGCGGCTCGGGCGTCACATGACCGGTCGAGGCGGGCGAGGACGGGGCCGGTCCCTGCCGCGACCACCAGCCGCCGCCGGCCGGCGCGGCCGGATCCGGCGCGGCCGCCGGGGCCAGCACGTCCTCGGCCCGCAGCGGCACCGGACGGCCCGCGACGGGCGTCGGATCGGGGCGGCGACCGGCCACCGGCAGCTCCGTCGGGTTCGGCCGACCCGCCCGGGGCAGGGTACGCCGCCGGGCCGCGCCGCCGGCCGAGGCGAGCATCCGCTGCGGCGCCGGCGGGTCCAGCTCCGGCGCGGCGGCCGGGGCCAGCAGCACCGGTGGGAGCAGGACCCGGGCGACCAGTCCGCCCGCGCCGCCGGAGAGGTGCACCCGCACCCCGTGCCGGGCGGCCAGGTGGCTGACCACGAAGAGACCCATCCGCTCGGAGGCGGCCACGTCGGCGGCCGGAGGCGTGGCCAGCACCTCGTTGGCGGCCGTCAGCGCGGCCGGGCTCATCCCGAGCCCCTGGTCGACGATCTCCACCAGGGCGCCCGGGCCCTCCCGGCGGGCGGTGACCCGGACCACCGTGTCCGGGCGGGAGAAGGCGGTGGCGTTCTCCAGCAGCTCGGCGAGCAGGTGCACCAGCTCACCGACGGCGTGGCCGACGACGTGCAGGTCGGCCACCACGTCGTGGCGGACCCGCTGGTACTGCTCGATCTCCGCGCTGGCCGCGAGGAGCACCGCGCCGAGCCCGATCGGGCGGTTCCACCGCCGGGTGGACTCGGTGCCGGCCAGCACCAGCAGGCTCTCGTCGTTACGGCGCATCCGGGCGGCCAGGTGGTCGAGCTTGAACAGGTTCTCCAACTGGTCCGGGTCGGCCTCCTCCCGTTCCAGGTCGTCGAGCAGCTCCAGCTGCCGTTCCACCAGCACCTGGCTGCGCCGGGCCAGGTTGACGAACATCGCGTTGACGCTGCGCCGGGTCTCGGCCTGCTCGACGGCGACGCTGACCGCGCTGCGGTGCACCGCGACGAACGCCTCGGCCAGCTCACCGATCTCGTCGAGCGAGGTCACCACCGGGGGCGCCACGTCGATCGCGGGCACCCCGCCCTGGACCTGGCGCAGCCGGTCCAGGGCGTGCGGAAGCTCGATCTGGGCGATCCGCAGCGCCTGCCCGCGCAGCAGCTGCATGGAGTTCGCGATGGACCGGCCGATCAGCAGGGCGAGCAGCACGGCCAGCCCCAGCACGACCAGGATGCCGCCCACCACCAGCAGGGTGGCCCGCAACTGCTCGCCGCTGACGTCGTCGGCGCGGGCCACCGCGTCGTCGAGCACCCGGGCCTCGATCTGGCGCAGCAGCTCCTGCCGCGCCGCGCTGGCGTCCCACCACTGCTCGGCGGGCAGCACCGCCGGACGGGCGCCACCGCCGGCGAGGCTGCGCTCCTCCAGCTTCGTCGCCGCGACGAAGGCCGGGTCGACGGAGGTGCGGTCGTAGAGCCGGATCTGCCCGGTGGTCGCGGCGACCCGGAACGCGCCGAGCGCGGAGAGCTGCTGGGCCCGCAGATCGGTGAGGGTGACCTGGTCGTCCAGGTCGTACCGGCCGGCCCGGGCGGCGGCGTACAACTCGGCGCGCACCCGCGACGACAGCTCCTTGACCCGGGCCAGCTGCACGTAGCGCAGCACGGCGTCGGTCAGCTCCGGCTGGCCCTCGCCCGGGGACGGCTCCGCCAGCAGATTGAGCAGCGCCTCGACGGCCCGGTGGTAGTTGCTCAGGATGGTGTCGTTGTTGAGCACCGCCGGCAGGATCGCCGCCCGGATGTAGCGCACCTGGTCGTACGCCTCCAGCACCTCGCCGTAGCCGACCCGCCAGGAGGCGTCGGCGTCGGCCAGCGGCTCGGCGGCCCGGCGCAGCTCGCCGACCGCCGCGTCGGTGGCGTCCTGCAACGGCCGCAACGCCAGCGCCGCCGCGGCCCGGTCCGAGGCGAGCCCGTCGCGGCGCAGCTCGGCCAGCTCACCGGCCGTCCGGTCGCGCTCCTGCTGGATCCGGTCCACCAGGACGGTGATCTGCCGCCCGATGTCGACCTGCTGGGCGAAGTCGCTCAGCGCGGTCGTCCGCCCCACCAGCGTCGTGGTCTGCACCCCGGCCAGCACCAGGAAGGCCACCGACGGGATCACCAGGACGGTGGCCAGCTTCGTCCGCATCCGCCAGTCGCGCAGCCGGAACGGCGAGCGCCGCCGGTGGGGTGCGACCCCGACGTCGGCCCGCCCACCGGGCTGCTCGCCGCCGGTCGCGTCGGGACCTGCGCCCACGCCTGCCTCCTCGGTCCCGCCCGACTCCCCCTCGCCGGGGAGCGGGGTCCATCCAACCAGGCCCGCGAGCTGTGTCAACGCCCCCCGGGGGCAACCCGTCGGGCCGGGACGCCGGAACGGCTCGGCGGAGCCGGGGAGCCGACCTCCTCCGTCCGGCCGGGGCCGGCGAACCGCCGCGCCTCGGCGACCCGCCCGAGCGCCACGAACGCCGCACCGGTGGCCCCGATCTCCGGCTCCGGGCGGTGCCGCACGGACCGTGGGGCGAGCGCCGCGGCGAACGCGGCCCGCCACCATCCGGACGCCGTCACCGCGCCCCCGCCCAGCACCACGTCGACCGGGGCGTCCACGACGGACTCCAGCACGGTCAGGTCGTCGGCGACCATCCGGCACAGCCCGCTCATCAGACCGGCCAGGATGTCCACCGCGGAGGTGGAGAAGCTGAGCCCGACCAGCTCGCCCGCGCCCGCCGGGGCCAGCCCCGGTGGGCGGTCGCCGCCCAGGCGCGGATTCGCCAGCACCAGGCCGTCCGGCGGTACGCGGGCCAGCGCGGCCTCCAGCTGCGCCCCCTGCGGCAGTCGCAGTTCCCGGTTCGCCCAGGCGAACAGGTTGCCGCCGCTGGAGTAGGCCGCCCCGGTCACCACGTGCTCGTGGTCGACCCGGTACCGCCACAGCCGCTCCGGCAGCGGCGGCAGCTCCGCCCCCACCGGGAGGCGCTGCACCAGCCGTACCGCGGCGGAGGTGCCCACGGTGACCGCGACCCGGCGCGCGTCGACGCAGCCGGAGCCCACGTTGGAGGCGGCGCCGTCGCCCACCGGGGCGGCCCACCGGGCGTGCGCCAGCTGGGGCCAGCGGCGGGCGTGCTCGGGGCGCAGCCGGCCGCGCCAGTCCGTCGGCGCCAGCTCGGGCAGCTCGCCCCGGCGGACGCCGGCCAGCTCGCAGGCCTCGGCGTCCCAGTCCGCCGTGCCCAGGTCGAGCAGCCCGGTGCCGGAGGCCATCGACACCGACATCGGCGCGGAGTCGAGCAGCTCACCCAGCGCGTACTCGACCAGGCCGGCGAACCGGGCGGCCGGGGCGTGCGCGCGCAGCCAGGGCAGCCGCACCGACCAGTAGCAGCGGTGCCACCAGGTGCCGGTACGCCGGTGGAAGGCCGCCGGGTCGGTCGGGCCGGCGGATCCGGCGGGCGGCTCGGGCCGGGTGTCCAGCCAGGTGAGCACCGGCCCGAGCGGGGCGCCCGCGGCGTCGAGCGGCAGCACCGAGTGCCACTGGGCGGAGACGGCGACCAGTTCCACGTCCCGCAGGTGCCCGCCCTCGGCCAGCTCGTCCAGGCACTCGACCAGGCACGCCAGGTAGCCCGCGCTGTCGAGCGTCCCGGCGCCGTCGTCGGTCACGTGCACCCGCACCTTGCGGCGGGCCAGGGCGCCCGGCAGCGGGTCCGCGTCGGCGTCGAGCACCAGCCCGCGCACCGAGGAGGTGCCGAGGTCGAGAGCGAGAATGTTCATCGCGGGTCACGGTACCCAACGGCGGGGGTGGCGACGCCATGATCGGGGCGTCGGCGCGCGCCGCCACGAAGTGGGAACGGCTGTGCGCACCGGCGCGGTCCCCGTATGGTGGCGGCATGCTCGCGCATCTGTCCTGCTGGTGGCCCGCCGACCCGGCGGCCACCTTCCGCGCGTAGCTTCCACGCGGCCGCCCGACGAGGCGGCCGCCGGTCTCTCCCCGGCTCCCGGGCCGCCCCGCCGGGCGGCGTACAGCCCCGGAGGAGATCCCGATGACCCGCCCGCACGACCTGCTCGCCGTCCTCGCCCGGGGCGGGGACCCCGGCCCGTTCGCGCTCGTCCGACGCGAGAGCGCCGACCACGTCGACCTCTTCACCGGCACGGTACGCGTCGCCGACCGGCTCGCCGACCTGCCGCTGCCGGACGGTCCGGCCGGCGCGCGGACGCTGGCCCTGGTGCCGTACCGGCAGATCACCGAGCGGGGCTTCGACTGCGTCGACGACGGCACGCCACTGGAGTACCTGGAGATAGCGGGGCACGCCCGGCCGACCCTCGCCGACGTCCTCGCCGCGCTGCCCGACGCCCCGGTGGTCACCACCGGCGCCGCCTTCGACGTCGCCGACGACGAGTACGCCCGCACCGTCGAACGGGTCCTCGCCGAGGAGATCGGCCGGGGCGAGGGGGCGAACTTCGTCATCCACCGCACCCTGCGCGCCACCGTGCAGGGCGCGCCGCTGCGGGCCGGGCTGGCGGCGTTGCGTCGGCTGCTGCGCGGCGAGCGGGGCGCGTACTGGACGTTCCTGGTGCACACCGGCACCCGGATCCTGGTCGGCGCGAGCCCGGAGCGGCACGTCAGCGTCGACGACGGGCTGGTCATGATGAACCCGATCAGCGGCACCTTCCGGCACGCCGGCGCCACCGCCGACCGGGACGCGCTGCTGCGCTTCCTGCGCGACCCCAAGGAGGTCGAGGAGCTGTACATGGTCCTCGACGAGGAGCTGAAGATGATGGCCACGGTCGCCGAGCACGGCGGCCAGGTGGTGGGGCCGTACCTCAAGGAGATGGCGCACCTGGCGCACACCGAGTACCTGCTCGCCGGGCGGGGCACCCGGGACGTCCGGGAGGTGCTGCGGGAGACGATGTTCGCCCCGACCGTCACCGGCAGCCCGATGCAGAACGCCTGCCGGGTGATCGCCCGGCACGAGCGCACCGGCCGCCGCTACTACTCCGGGGTGCTGGCCCTGCTGGGCCGCGACGCCGAGGGCCGGCAGACGCTGGACGCGCCGATCCTCATCCGGACCGCGGAGATCTCCCCCAGCGGCGAGCTGCGGGTGCCGGTGGGCGCGACCCTGGTGCGGCACTCCACGACCGCCGGCGAGGTGGCCGAGACGCACGCGAAGGCCGCCGGGGTGCTGGCCGCGCTGGGACTGGCCCCGCAGGCGCCCGCGCCGGGCCCCGAGGAGGCGGTACGCCTCGCCGACGACCCCGAGGTCCGCGCGGTCCTCGCCGCGCGCAACGCGCCGCTGGCCCGGTTCTGGCTGGACCAGCGCGCCCCCGGAGCGACCGTCCTGCCCGGACTGGTCGGGCGGCGGGCGTTGATCGTGGACGGTGAGGACACCTTCACCGGGATGCTGGCGCACCAGCTCGGCGCGCTCGGCCTCGCCGTCGACGTCCGCCCGTGGCGGCGACCCGGCCCGCTGGACCGGTACGACCTGGTCGTCATCGGTCCCGGGCCGGGCGACCCCCGGGCGGTGACCGCGCCGAAGATGGCCGCGCTGCGCGCGCTGCTGGCCGAACGGCTGACCGCCGGCCTGCCGACGCTGGCGGTCTGCCTCGGCCACCAGATCCTCGCCGGCCTGCTGGGGCTGCCGTTGCACCGCCGCGAGGCGCCGTACCAGGGGCTGCAACGGGACGTGTCGGTCTTCGGCACGCCCCGGCGGGTGGGCTTCTACTCCACCTTCACCGCGCTGGCCGACGCCGACCGGGTCGCCACCGGGTACGGGCCGGTGGAGCTGTCGCGCGACGCGGCCGACGGGGCGGTGCACGCGCTGCGCGGCGCCGGCTTCGCCGGGGTGCAGTTCCACCCGGAGTCGGTGCTCAGCCGCGACGGGCTGGCCGTGCTGGCGGACCTGCTCGGGCACCTGCTGGCGCATCCGGCGCTGACCGCGCATGGTTCGCCGGATCGCGGGTAGGGGGTGCGACGACCGGTGGACCGGGCGGGTCGAGAGCCCTCGCCCGGTCCACCGGTCCCCGGTGGACGTCAGCCCGCGGCGAGTCCCCGCTTGAGGGCCGCGCCCATCTGCACCGCCCGCTTCGCGGTCAGCGCGGTCGCGCCCAACGCCTTCTGGTCCGGGGCGATCTCGCCGTTGTTGCTGGTGTGCGACGCGCCGTACGGGTTGCCGGCGACGAACTGGCTCGGGTCGGTGTAGCCGGGGGTGACCACCACGCCGCCCCAGTGGTAGAAGATCGTGAACAGCGACAACAGGGTGGACTCCTGCCCGCCGTGCTCGGTGGCGGTGGAGGTGAAGCCGCTGTAGACCTTGTTCGCCAGCGCGCCGTTGGCCCAGAGCGGGCCGGTGGTGTCGATGAACTGCTTGAGCTGGGCGGCGATCATGCCGTACCGGGTGGGTGAGCCGAGGATCACCACGTCGGCCCAGGCGAGGTCGTCGATCTCGGCCTCCATGACGTCCTGCGTCTCCAGGCGGTGCGCCTGCCAACCCGCGTTCGAGCGGATCGCCTCATCCGGTGCCAGCTCCCGCACCTTGCGCAGGCGCACCTCGCCGCCCGCCTCACCGGCGGCCTCGCACGCGGCCTGCGCCATCTGGTAGGTGATGCCGGTCGCGCTGTAGTAGATGACCGCGACCTTGACCTGGCCGTCCATCAGACGTTCCTCCTCGATTCG
This genomic interval from Micromonospora coxensis contains the following:
- a CDS encoding GH1 family beta-glucosidase encodes the protein MSMLTRRRLLRRAALSATATAGAGTSPVTTAAAAGATATSCDTTTGPDADPTAATAAPGLRFPRDFGWGAATSAYQIEGAAKEDGRGESVWDTFSRTPGRTRNGDTGDVAADHYHRWAEDLDLMRDLGLRSYRFSISWPRIQADGTGLPNQRGLDFYRRLVDGLHERGIAPMVTLFHWDLPQSLEDAGGWENRDTAYRFADYADAVFRGLGDQVPVWLTVNEPKTVVQNGYLWGHHAPGRQDPEAAYLVAHHLQLAHGLAVRALRAGGSDARIGPALNLHPCYPADDSPGAAAATRLYDGYENRLYLDPILTGAYPADVLADLGEGSRMARGIADGDLEIISSPVDLLAVQYYTPIYVTADGGTTRRWSTSEADWQQIYPDGMYDVLTRVTRDYGPVPITVTENGLPCPDVLGPDGTVDDAGRVAFLRDHFAAAHRAIADGVPLESYHVWSLLDNFEWDQGYDQRWGLVYVDYATQRRVLKRSAHWYRGVIRDNGL
- a CDS encoding sensor histidine kinase; the encoded protein is MGAGPDATGGEQPGGRADVGVAPHRRRSPFRLRDWRMRTKLATVLVIPSVAFLVLAGVQTTTLVGRTTALSDFAQQVDIGRQITVLVDRIQQERDRTAGELAELRRDGLASDRAAAALALRPLQDATDAAVGELRRAAEPLADADASWRVGYGEVLEAYDQVRYIRAAILPAVLNNDTILSNYHRAVEALLNLLAEPSPGEGQPELTDAVLRYVQLARVKELSSRVRAELYAAARAGRYDLDDQVTLTDLRAQQLSALGAFRVAATTGQIRLYDRTSVDPAFVAATKLEERSLAGGGARPAVLPAEQWWDASAARQELLRQIEARVLDDAVARADDVSGEQLRATLLVVGGILVVLGLAVLLALLIGRSIANSMQLLRGQALRIAQIELPHALDRLRQVQGGVPAIDVAPPVVTSLDEIGELAEAFVAVHRSAVSVAVEQAETRRSVNAMFVNLARRSQVLVERQLELLDDLEREEADPDQLENLFKLDHLAARMRRNDESLLVLAGTESTRRWNRPIGLGAVLLAASAEIEQYQRVRHDVVADLHVVGHAVGELVHLLAELLENATAFSRPDTVVRVTARREGPGALVEIVDQGLGMSPAALTAANEVLATPPAADVAASERMGLFVVSHLAARHGVRVHLSGGAGGLVARVLLPPVLLAPAAAPELDPPAPQRMLASAGGAARRRTLPRAGRPNPTELPVAGRRPDPTPVAGRPVPLRAEDVLAPAAAPDPAAPAGGGWWSRQGPAPSSPASTGHVTPEPPATPVTGGTNAQGLPVRVPMAQLSAVTEPARAAVPVPREDPDPEAVGGMLSRLYSGVRQAEAEETREIIVPPGGMGSEGGRQ
- a CDS encoding roadblock/LC7 domain-containing protein, with the protein product MTTLSQEARDLSWLVNAFAERVPGVAHAVVVSSDGLLVAISAHLPRDHADKLAAVTSGLMSITAGAAQMFDGDIVKQTVVEMGRGYFLVMQIRDGSILATLAGSEADIGVVGYEMARLAKQAGEMLTPALRAELQQALPR
- a CDS encoding glycoside hydrolase family 48 protein translates to MARRRRMAMLAATALAIGGVTLPAGAAQAAPACDVVYTTNDWGSGFTGNVTIKNLGDAVNGWTLKWTFPNTSQRVTQGWSAKWSQTGSVVTATNESWNGSLGTGASTTIGFNGAYSGSNPKPTSFTLNGVTCNGVGTNQPPTVALGVPTGPFEAPADVPLTATASDPDGTISKVEFYRNGLLVNTDTTAPYGYTLEDLPAGSYTVQAKAYDNANASAVAEKAFTVSPASGPVLVATPSAVSVTEGGSSTVNLKLSAAPSANVTVALARTGDTDVTVSPASVTLTPSNWNTGATVTVSAAEDSDTVGGTATITASASGLAPLAITATEIDNDTPGGDNTYIARFLDQYGKIKNSGYFSPEGVPYHSIETLIVEAPDHGHETTSEAFSFWLWLEANYGRVTQNWAPFNNAWTVMEKYIIPSHADQPTAGAAGTPQYAAEHPLPSGYPSQLQPNVPVGQDPLRSELQSTYGTGDIYGMHWLLDVDNVYGYGRCGDGTTKPAYINTFQRGTQESVWETVPQPSCETFKHGGQYGYLDLFIKESNAPAKQWKYTNAPDADARAVQAAYWAMTWAEAQGKEADVAATVAKAAKMGDYLRYAMFDKYFKKIGNCVGASTCPAGTGKDSAHYLMSWYYAWGGAYEAGQNWSWRIGSSHNHFGYQNPFAAWALTNVDALKPKSPTAVADWQKSFERQLEFYTWLQSAEGGIAGGATNSWDGSYAQPPAGTATFYGMYYDVDPVYNDPPSNQWFGMQAWSMQRIAELYLETGNAKAKALLDKWVPWAIANTTLGANWSIPSDMKWTGQPNNWNPTNPQPNTNLHVEVTVKGQDVGVAAAYARTLIAYAAKSGNVSAKNTAKGLLDALHAASDDKGVSMPEKRGDYKRFDDVYDAATGQGLYIPPGWTGRMPNGDAIAAGKSFTDIRSFYKNDPAWPKVQAYLDGGPEPVFNYHRFWAQADVAMAYADYGHLFPNG